The Actinotalea sp. JY-7876 sequence CGTTCGTCGGCTCGTCCAGCAGGTACAGGTCGTAGCGCGAGAGCAGCAGCGCGGCGAGGCCGACGCGTGCGGCCTGCCCGCCGGACAGCGCCGTCATGGGGTGGTCGAGGTCGACGTCGAGCCCGATCTCGTCGGTGACGCTCGCGCAGCGGGAGTCGAGGTCGGCGCCGCCCAGGCGCAGCCACGCGTCCAGCGCGTCGGAGTACGCGTCCCCGGCGGCGCCGGACGCGTCGACGGCGAGCGCGTCGGCCGCCGCGTCCATGGCCGCCTGCGCCGCCGCGACCCCGGTGCGGCGCTCGAGGTGCTGCCGGACCGTCTCGCCCGGTACCCGCTCGCCCTCCTGGGCGAGGAACCCGAGCTGCGCGTCGGGCGGTGAGACCGCGACGCTGCCCTCGTCCGGCACGCGCGTGCCCCGCAGGATCGCCAGGAGCGTGGACTTGCCGGCCCCGTTGGGCCCGACGAGCCCGACGACGTCGCCGGGCGCGACGACGAGGTCGACCCCCCGGAACAGGAGGCGGTCCCCGAACGCCGCGGCCACGCCGCGGGCCTGCACTGTTGCTGACACGGGCGCCATTGTCCCGTGCCGCGCGCGGGTCCGGCGACGGCGGGCGCGCTCACCCGCCCGCGTAGTGCGTCGCCAGCCGCTCCAGCTGCCCGACGTACCCGCCGCCGAAGAGCACCGCGTGGACGGCGACCGGGAAGAGCTGGTGCAGGCCGAGCAGGTCCCGCCAGCCGGTCGGCAGGGGGTGCTGCTCCTGGTATCCCGCCAGGACGACGTCCAGGTGCGGCAGGCCGAACAGGGCCAGCATCGCGAGGTCGCTCACGCGGTGCCCGCCGTGGGCGGCGGGGTCGATGAGCACGGCCCCCGCGGCGGTCCAGACGACGTTGCCCGACCACAGGTCGCCGTGCACGCGGGCCGGCCCGTCGCCGTCGTCCCATGCGCCGTCGCGCAGGCGGCGTCCGACAACGTCGAGCGCTGCCGCGAGGCCGGGGGACAGGCGCCCGGTCGCCCGCAGCGGCTCGCGCACCGGCTCCAGCCGGAGGTCCGCGAGGGCCGGGCCCCACCGCTCGTACGCCCCGGAACGCAGCGGCAGCGGCGCGTCGAGCGGACCGAAGAAGCCGTCGCCCGTCCACCCGTCGGGCGGGCAGCCGAACGCCGGCGCGCCCCTGTCGTGCAGCCGCGCCAGCCCGCGGCCGAGCTCGCGCGCCGCGTCCGGCGTGGGCGGGGCGGCTTCGAGGTGCTCGAGGAGGAGCGCGTCGTCGCGGACCTCCAGCACGCGCACCACCGGGACCGCGCGGGCCGCCGCGAGCCAGCGCAGGCCGGCCGCCTCGCACGCGAAGAAGCCCGGCGGCGCGTCCGCTCGCGCCTTGCGGTGGACCCTCGCCGTCATGGCCCCAGTCGACCACGACCGGCCCGCAGCGGGCCCAGGGCTGTCGCGTCCGGCTCCCGCGTGCGACGCTCGCAGGAGCCCCGGACGGAGGAGCACGATGAGGATCGGCGTACCGGCAGAGGTCAAGAACCACGAGTACCGCGTCGCGCTCACGCCGGCCGGCGTGCACGCGCTCGAGGGCGACGGGCACGAAGTGCTCGTGCAGCGCGGCGCGGGCCTGGGGTCCGGCATCGCGGACGACGCGTACGTCGCGGCCGGCGCACGCATGGTCCCCGAGGCCGCCGACGCCTGGGCCGCGGAGCTCGTCTGCAAGGTCAAGGAGCCGGTCGAGCAGGAGTACCCGCTGCTGCGCCGCGACCAGGTCCTCTTCACCTACCTGCACCTCGCCGCGAGCCGCGCCTGCACGCTCGCGCTGCTCGAGGCCGGCACCACGGCGATCGCGTACGAGACCGTGCAGCTGGCCGACGGGTCCTTGCCGCTGCTCGCGCCGATGAGCGAGGTCGCCGGGCGCCTCGCCCCGCAGGTCGGCGCGTACCACCTCATGCGCAGCCAGGGCGGTCGCGGCCTGCTGCCGGGCGGCGTCCCCGGGGTCGCGCCGGCCTCGGTCGTCGTCATCGGCGGCGGCGTCGCCGGACGCCACGCGGCCCAGATCGCCGTCGGGCTGCGGGCGGAGGTCACGATCCTCGACGTGAACGTCGCCAAGCTCCGGGCGCTCGACGCGGCGTACGGCGGGCGCGTGCGCACGCTCGCGTCGAGCCCGCTCGCGGTCGAGGAGGCCGTCGTGGCGGCCGACGTCGTCATCGGCGCGGTCCTCGTCCCGGGGCGGCGGGCGCCGACGCTCGTCAGCAACGCGACGGTCGCCCGCATGCGGGAGGGGTCCGTGCTGGTCGACATCGCCGTCGACCAGGGCGGCTGCTTCGAGGACACGCGTCCCACCACGCACGCCGAGCCCACCTTCCGGGTGCACGGGTCCACGTTCTACTGCGTCGCGAACATGCCCGGCGCGGTGCCGGACACGTCCACGCACGCGCTGACCGCCGCCACGCTGCCGTACGTGCGCTCGCTGGCGGCGCTCGGCTGGCGCGAGGCGGTGGCCCGCGACGCGGCGCTGGCGGCCGGCCTGTCCACGCACGACGGCGCGCTCGTGCAGCCCGGGGTCGCCGAGGCGCACGGGCTGCCCGTCACCGCCGCCTGACCGGCCGCGCGCGACCCGGCGCGCCGAGGGGAAAGCGGTGGGTCCGCCGTCGCGCGGTGCCCTACCGTGCGCCGATGGAACCGATCATGCTGCGGGACGAGCACCTGCTGCTCACCCCGCCCACCGACCGCGACGTGGACGACATCACCGCCGCGTGCCAGGACCCCGAGATCGCCGCCTGGGTCACCGTGCCCTCGCCGTACGGGCGGTCCGACGCCGAGTTCTTCGTCGCCCACGTCGTCGGACCGGGGTGGGAGAGCGGCACGGATCTCGTGTGGGCGGTGCGGGACGCCACGGGCACCTCCGACCGCCTGCTCGGCATGATCGGGCTGCACGGCCTCGCCGACGGCTCGGCGGAGATCGGGTTCTGGATCGCGCCGTGGGCGCGCGGCCGCGGAGTCGTGGGCCGGGCCGTCGACCTCGTGCTGGACCACGCGTTCGCCCCCGACGGGCTCGACCTGGTCCGGGTGCTCTGGACCGCCTTCGTCGGCAACTGGCCCTCGCGTCGCATCGCCTGGCGTGCCGGCTTCCGGGTCGAGGGCGCGGTGCGGCTGCACGGCGTGCAGCGCGACGTGCGGCGCGACGCGTGGCTCGCCACCCTGCTGCGCGACGACCCGCGCACGCCGGCCGAGCCGTGGCCCGCGGAGGCGCCCGCCGCGCCGTGAGAGAGGATGGCCGGATGATCGACACGACACCCGCGCTGGACCCCGCCAACCCGTTCGCGCACGACTCGGCGCTGCCGTACGCGCTCCCCGACTTCACCCGGATCCGCGACGAGCACTACCTGCCCGCGTTCGAGGCGGGCATGGCCGCCGAGCGGGCCGAGGTCGAGGCGCTCCTCGCGGACCCCGAACCGCCCACCGAGGAGCTGCTGCTCGGGCTCGAGCGGTCCGGGTCCCTGCTGCACCGGGTCGCCACGGTCTTCTTCAACCGGACGAGCGCCGACACCTCGCCCGCGCTCGACGACCTCGAGGAGCAGGTCGCCCCGCTGCTCTCCGAGCACCACGACGCGATCTACCTCGACCGCCGCCTGTACGAGCGCCTCGAGGCGCTCCAGGCGCGCGTCGACGCCGGCGAGGTGACGCTCGAGCCCGACGCCGCGTGGCTGCTCACCGAGCTGCGGCGCGACGTCGTGCGGGCGGGTGCCGCGCAGCCCGAGGAGGTCCAGCAGCGCCTGCGCGAGCTGAACTCCCGGATCTCGACGCTCGAGACCGCGTTCGGGCGGGAGCTGCTCGCCGAGACCAACGCCAGCGCCGTGCTCGTCGAGGACGCCGAGGACCTCGAGGGCATGCCGCAGGACGCCATCGCCGCCGCGCGCCAGGCCGCCGCCGACCGCGGCCACGAGAGCGGCTACCTCGTCGAGCTCATGCTCTACAGCCAGCAGCCCGTCCTGGCGACGCTGCGCCGGCGCGACGTGCGGCGCCGCATCCACGAGGCGTCGATCGCCCGCGGCGGGCGCGGCGGCGAGCACGACACGCGCGCCGTCCTGCTCGAGCTCGCGCGCCTGCGCGCCGAGCGCGCCCGGCTCCTCGGCTACGAGCACCACGCGGCGTACGTCGCCGAGGACGGCACCGCACGCACGACGTCGGCCGTGTCCTCGATCCTGGGCCGGCTCGCGCCGGCCGCCGCCGCGAACGCGCGCCGCGAGGCCGCCGACCTCGAAGCGGCCCTGCAGGCCGACGAGCCCGGCGCGACCCTCGAGGCGTGGGACTGGCCCTACTACGCCGAGCGCGTCCGCCAGGAGCGGTACGCGCTGGACGACGCCGTCCTGCGCCCCTACCTCGAGCTCGAGCGCGTGGTCCACGACGGGGTCTTCTTCGCCGCCGGCGAGCTCTACGGCCTGCAGTTCGCCGAGCGCACCGACCTCGTCGGCTACCACCCGGACGTGCGCGTCTTCGAGGTGCGCGACGCCGACGGCGCCGAGCTGGGGCTCTTCCTGGCCGACTGGTACACCCGCGAGTCCAAGCGCGGCGGCGCCTGGATGAACAACCTCGTGGACCAGAGCCACCTGCTGGGTCACCGGCCCGTGGTGGTCAACAACCTCAACATCCCCAAGCCGCCCGCGGGCGAGCCGACGCTGCTCACCTGGGACGAGGTCATCACGCTCTTCCACGAGTTCGGGCACGCGCTGCACGGGCTCTTCTCGGACGTGCGGCTGCCGTCGCAGTCGGGCACCGAGGTGCCGCGGGACTTCGTGGAGTACCCGTCGCAGGTCAACGAGATGTGGGCGTGGGAGCCGCGCGTGCTGAGCCGCTACGCGGTGCACCACGTCACGGGGGAGCCGCTGCCGCAGGAGTGGGTCGAGACGATGATCGCCTCGCGGCAGTACAACGAGGGCTTCTCCACGACGGAGTACCTCGCGGCCGCGCTGCTGGACCAGGCGTGGCACACGCTCACCCCCGAGCAGGTGCCGACCGACGTCGACGAGGTCGAGGCGTTCGAGGCGCGCGCGCTGGAGGCCGCCGGGATCGCGGTGCCGGCCGTGCCGCCGCGGTACCGCACGACGTACTTCAACCACGTCTTCGGCGGTGGGTACGCCGCGGCGTACTACTCCTACATCTGGTCCGAGGTGCTGGACGCGGACACGGTGACGTGGTTCGAGGAGAACGGCGGGCTGCGGCGCGAGAACGGCGACCGCTTCCGCCGGGTGCTCCTCTCGCGCGGCGGCTCGCTCGACGTCATGGACACCTTCCGCGAGCTGCGCGGACGCGACCCGGAGATCGCGCCCCTGCTGGCTCGCCGCGGGCTGTCCTGACGGTGCGGGGCGCCGCTGACGCGCGGTGACCTCCCGGCGCGCGGGTACGGTGGCGCCATGTCGACCCAGCCGACCGGCGCCACCGTGACCACCGCGCAGGACGAGGTCACGCGCCTCTGCCAGGACCTGCTCCGCATCGACACGTCGAACTACGGCGACGGCAGCGGCCCGGGCGAGCGGGTCGCCGCCGAGTACGTCGCCGCCGCGCTGGCCGAGGTCGGCCTCGAGCCCGAGCTGTTCGAGTCGGCGCCCGGGCGGGCGAACGTGGTGGTGCGGCTCGAGGGCAGCGACGCCTCGCGTCCCGCCCTGGTGCTGCACGGCCACACCGACGTCGTGCCCGCCGCGGCCGACGACTGGTCCGTCGACCCGTTCGGCGGCGAGGAGCGCGACGGGCTCCTGTGGGGCCGCGGCGCCGTCGACATGAAGGACATGGACGCGATGATCCTCGCGGTCGTGCGCCAGATGGTGCGCGAGGGCCGTCGCCCGGCGCGCGACGTCGTCGTCGCCTTCTTCGCGGACGAGGAGGCGGGCGGGCGCTACGGCGCGAGCTACGCCGTCGACCACCGGCCGGAGCTGTTCGAGGGCGCGACCGAGGCGATCAGCGAGGTCGGCGGGTTCTCGGTGGAGGTCGGGGGGCGGCGCGCGTACCTGCTCCAGACGGCGGAGAAGGGGATCGGCTGGCTGCGCCTGGTCGCCGACGGGCGCGCGGGCCACGGCTCGCAGGTCAACACCGAGAACGCCGTGACGCACCTCGCGGCCGCCGTGGCGCGCATCGGCGCCTACGCCTGGCCCCTGGAGATCACGCCGACCGTCAGGGCGCTGCTCGAGGGCGTCGCGCAGCTCACCGGGCTGCCGCTCGACCTGGAGGACCCGGCCGCCGTCGACCGGCTGGTCCAGGCGCTCGGGCCGGCGTCGCGCTTCGTCGGCGCGACCGTGCGCAACACCGCCAACCCGACCCAGCTCGACGCCGGCTACAAGGCCAACGTCATCCCGGGGTCGGCGTCGGCCGTGCTCGACACGCGCTTCCTGCCCGGGCACGAGGACGCCGCCCGGGCGACGCTGGCCGAGCTCGCGGGTCCGGGTGTGCGGATCGAGGACATCCACCGCGACATCGCGCTCGAGTTCCCCTTCGAGGGCGACCTGGTCGACGCGATGGTCGCCGCGCTGCACGCCGAGGACCCGGGCGCCGCGGTGCTGCCCTACACGCTCTCCGGCGGCACGGACAACAAGTCGCTCGCCCGCCTGGGCATCACGGGCTACGGGTTCGCGCCGCTGCGGCTGCCGACGTCGCTCGACTTCTCGGCGATGTTCCACGGCGTCGACGAGCGCGTGCCGGTGGATGCGCTGCGGTTCGGCACGCGGGTCCTGGACCGGCTGCTCGCCACCTGCTGAGGCCGGCCGCGGCGGGCGTCAGAGCGTGCTGCGGACGCGGATGATCTTGCGGCGCAGCCAGACCTTGCGTTCGCCGCCCGCGTACAGGCTCGTGCGGGCCAGCTCCCACCGGCCGTACTCGGCCTCGTCGGTGAGCAGGCGGCGGGCGTCGCCGTTGCTCGTGGAGCGCGGGATGGTCAGGACGCGGTACTCCCACTGACCGCCCTGGTTGCGCCAGCCGTCGCGGACCGACGTCGTGATGGGACTCAACGCACATACCTCCCGGTGGTCGCACCGCCGTTGTCCATTGTGCCTGGTCGAGCGCTACCGTCGACCCCATGACCGACGACCCCCGTGCCGCGCTCGACCGCCTGCTCGCCGCACTCGAGGCCCACTTCCACGCGGTCAGCACCGGCCGCGGGGACGAGGACCCGGCCGTCGACGACGCGTACGACGTCCTCGCTGACGCCTTCGACGCCTACGACACCGCGCTGCTGCGCGTCCACGGCGAGACGCTGCCCTTCTACCTCGGTGACGAGGTCGACGACGCAGACGACGAGGACGACGACGAGGACGACGACGAGGACGACGAGGACGACGACGTCGACGAGGACGACCTCGACGACCTGGAGGACGACCAGCTCGACGGCACGGAGCTCGACGAGCCCGGCCGCTGACCCCGCCCGGCGCGCTCCCCGGAGGCTTCTGCCCGCATCCCGGCCACAAGCCTCCGCGGGATCGGTGCGGACGAGCCGCGGCACCCCGGTCGCCGGGGGCGGGTCGGGGCACCGGAGGGTTGTGCCCGCATACCGGTCACAAGCCTCCGCCGGAGGGTGCGGATGGGGCGCCGCACCGGGGCGCGGCGGCTACGCGCCGCTGAGGTGGGTCAGCGGGCTTCGGGGTAGCCGGTTGCCGGCGCGCTGACCTCGTCCAGGGCCTGAGCGATGGCCTCGGGGAGCGCGGTGTCGGCGTCGAGCGCGGTCCGGAGCTGGGCCGCGGTGCGCGCGCCCACGAGCGCGGACGCCACCCCCGGGCGTGAGAGCACCCAGCCCAGCGCGAGCTCGAGCGGCGTGCGCTCCAGCCCGTCCGCGGCCGTGTGCAGCGCCTCGGTCACCCGGACCGACGACGCCCCGAGGTAGGGCGTGACGAAGCCGGCGAGGTGCGCCGAGGCCGCGCGGGAGTCGGCGGGCACCGTGCGCCGGTACTTGCCGGTCAGCACGCCCCGGCCGAGCGGCGACCAGGCGAGCACGCCCGCGCCGAGCGCCGCGGCGGCGGGCACGACCTCACGCTCGATGCCGCGCTCGAGCAGCGAGTACTCGACCTCGACGGCCGCGAGCGGCGCCGTGGCCTCGAGCAGCGTGCCCAGGCGGGCCGTCTGCCAGCCCGGGTGGTTGGACAGGCCCACGTAGCGGGCGCGGCCCGTGTCGATGACGTGCCGCAGGGCCGCCGCGACCTCGGCGAGCGGGGTCCGCGGGTCCGGCTGCTGCACGAGGAAGAGGTCGACGTGGTCCGTGCCGAGGCGGGCCAGCGACGCGTCGAGGGACGAGAGCAGGGCGCCGCGCGACGCGTCCACGACGGCGCCGCGCGCCGTGCGCCGCACGCCGCCCTTGGTGCACAGCACGACGTCGTCCCGCGCCACGACCCGCCCGAGCAGCGAGCCGATGAGCTCCTCGGCCGCGCCGTCCGCGTACGACGCCGCGGTGTCCACGAGGGTCCCGCCGGCGTCCACGAAGTCGCGCAGCTGCTCCGCGGCCTCCTGCTCGTCCGTGTCCCGCGCCCACGTGAGCGTGCCGAGCCCGAGCGCGGAGACCCGCAGTCCGGTCCTGCCCAGCTGTCGCTCCTCCATGGTCACCACGCTACCGGGCGGCGTCGGGTGGGCCGGGACGTCGTCCCGGCCCCGAGCCCCGGTAACCTTCGCGCCATGACGTGGTGGGAAGCGGTCGTCCTCGGCCTGGTCCAAGGGCTCACCGAGTTCCTCCCGGTCTCCTCCAGCGCGCACCTGCGCATCGTGGGGGAGCTGCTGCCCGGCGGGGGTGACCCGGGCGCGGCGTTCACGGCGATCACGCAGATCGGCACCGAGAGCGCCGTGCTCCTCTACTTCCGCCGCGACATCGCGCGAATCTGCCGCGCGTGGTGGCGCGCGCTGAGCGGGCGCGACGGCGCGGACCTGCGCTCGCGCCTCGGGTCGGCCGACCCGGACGCGCGGATGGCGTGGTGGATCGCCCTGGGCTCGGTGCCGATCGTCGTGCTCGGGCTCGCCTTCGAGGACTCGATCAAGGGACCGTTCCGCAACCTCTACCTCGTCGCCGCGACGCTCGCCATCTTCGCCCTCGCCCTGGGCTGGGCCGACAAGGTCGGCGCCAAGACACGCACGCTCGACCAGCTCACGGGCAAGCACGCGATCCTCTTCGGCTTCGCGCAGGCCATGGCGCTGATCCCGGGCGTCTCGCGCTCGGGCGGCACCATCACCGCCGGGCTCCTCATGGGCTACACCCGGGAGGCCGCCGCGCGGTACTCCTTCCTCCTCGCGATCCCCGCGGTCCTGGGCTCCGGGTTCCAGCAGCTCGTCACGAGCCTCGACGACTTCGGTGACCCGGGCACGCCGGGGCTCGGCGTCACGGCGC is a genomic window containing:
- a CDS encoding fructosamine kinase family protein, with translation MSATRYSWFLTSAGTPILIVLLRPGLLRASHAGAGRDSPGPAAGRSWSTGAMTARVHRKARADAPPGFFACEAAGLRWLAAARAVPVVRVLEVRDDALLLEHLEAAPPTPDAARELGRGLARLHDRGAPAFGCPPDGWTGDGFFGPLDAPLPLRSGAYERWGPALADLRLEPVREPLRATGRLSPGLAAALDVVGRRLRDGAWDDGDGPARVHGDLWSGNVVWTAAGAVLIDPAAHGGHRVSDLAMLALFGLPHLDVVLAGYQEQHPLPTGWRDLLGLHQLFPVAVHAVLFGGGYVGQLERLATHYAGG
- the ald gene encoding alanine dehydrogenase, encoding MRIGVPAEVKNHEYRVALTPAGVHALEGDGHEVLVQRGAGLGSGIADDAYVAAGARMVPEAADAWAAELVCKVKEPVEQEYPLLRRDQVLFTYLHLAASRACTLALLEAGTTAIAYETVQLADGSLPLLAPMSEVAGRLAPQVGAYHLMRSQGGRGLLPGGVPGVAPASVVVIGGGVAGRHAAQIAVGLRAEVTILDVNVAKLRALDAAYGGRVRTLASSPLAVEEAVVAADVVIGAVLVPGRRAPTLVSNATVARMREGSVLVDIAVDQGGCFEDTRPTTHAEPTFRVHGSTFYCVANMPGAVPDTSTHALTAATLPYVRSLAALGWREAVARDAALAAGLSTHDGALVQPGVAEAHGLPVTAA
- a CDS encoding GNAT family N-acetyltransferase, whose product is MEPIMLRDEHLLLTPPTDRDVDDITAACQDPEIAAWVTVPSPYGRSDAEFFVAHVVGPGWESGTDLVWAVRDATGTSDRLLGMIGLHGLADGSAEIGFWIAPWARGRGVVGRAVDLVLDHAFAPDGLDLVRVLWTAFVGNWPSRRIAWRAGFRVEGAVRLHGVQRDVRRDAWLATLLRDDPRTPAEPWPAEAPAAP
- a CDS encoding M3 family metallopeptidase — protein: MIDTTPALDPANPFAHDSALPYALPDFTRIRDEHYLPAFEAGMAAERAEVEALLADPEPPTEELLLGLERSGSLLHRVATVFFNRTSADTSPALDDLEEQVAPLLSEHHDAIYLDRRLYERLEALQARVDAGEVTLEPDAAWLLTELRRDVVRAGAAQPEEVQQRLRELNSRISTLETAFGRELLAETNASAVLVEDAEDLEGMPQDAIAAARQAAADRGHESGYLVELMLYSQQPVLATLRRRDVRRRIHEASIARGGRGGEHDTRAVLLELARLRAERARLLGYEHHAAYVAEDGTARTTSAVSSILGRLAPAAAANARREAADLEAALQADEPGATLEAWDWPYYAERVRQERYALDDAVLRPYLELERVVHDGVFFAAGELYGLQFAERTDLVGYHPDVRVFEVRDADGAELGLFLADWYTRESKRGGAWMNNLVDQSHLLGHRPVVVNNLNIPKPPAGEPTLLTWDEVITLFHEFGHALHGLFSDVRLPSQSGTEVPRDFVEYPSQVNEMWAWEPRVLSRYAVHHVTGEPLPQEWVETMIASRQYNEGFSTTEYLAAALLDQAWHTLTPEQVPTDVDEVEAFEARALEAAGIAVPAVPPRYRTTYFNHVFGGGYAAAYYSYIWSEVLDADTVTWFEENGGLRRENGDRFRRVLLSRGGSLDVMDTFRELRGRDPEIAPLLARRGLS
- a CDS encoding M20/M25/M40 family metallo-hydrolase → MSTQPTGATVTTAQDEVTRLCQDLLRIDTSNYGDGSGPGERVAAEYVAAALAEVGLEPELFESAPGRANVVVRLEGSDASRPALVLHGHTDVVPAAADDWSVDPFGGEERDGLLWGRGAVDMKDMDAMILAVVRQMVREGRRPARDVVVAFFADEEAGGRYGASYAVDHRPELFEGATEAISEVGGFSVEVGGRRAYLLQTAEKGIGWLRLVADGRAGHGSQVNTENAVTHLAAAVARIGAYAWPLEITPTVRALLEGVAQLTGLPLDLEDPAAVDRLVQALGPASRFVGATVRNTANPTQLDAGYKANVIPGSASAVLDTRFLPGHEDAARATLAELAGPGVRIEDIHRDIALEFPFEGDLVDAMVAALHAEDPGAAVLPYTLSGGTDNKSLARLGITGYGFAPLRLPTSLDFSAMFHGVDERVPVDALRFGTRVLDRLLATC
- a CDS encoding DUF5703 family protein, yielding MSPITTSVRDGWRNQGGQWEYRVLTIPRSTSNGDARRLLTDEAEYGRWELARTSLYAGGERKVWLRRKIIRVRSTL
- a CDS encoding primosomal protein — its product is MTDDPRAALDRLLAALEAHFHAVSTGRGDEDPAVDDAYDVLADAFDAYDTALLRVHGETLPFYLGDEVDDADDEDDDEDDDEDDEDDDVDEDDLDDLEDDQLDGTELDEPGR
- a CDS encoding aldo/keto reductase, which codes for MEERQLGRTGLRVSALGLGTLTWARDTDEQEAAEQLRDFVDAGGTLVDTAASYADGAAEELIGSLLGRVVARDDVVLCTKGGVRRTARGAVVDASRGALLSSLDASLARLGTDHVDLFLVQQPDPRTPLAEVAAALRHVIDTGRARYVGLSNHPGWQTARLGTLLEATAPLAAVEVEYSLLERGIEREVVPAAAALGAGVLAWSPLGRGVLTGKYRRTVPADSRAASAHLAGFVTPYLGASSVRVTEALHTAADGLERTPLELALGWVLSRPGVASALVGARTAAQLRTALDADTALPEAIAQALDEVSAPATGYPEAR
- a CDS encoding undecaprenyl-diphosphate phosphatase — protein: MTWWEAVVLGLVQGLTEFLPVSSSAHLRIVGELLPGGGDPGAAFTAITQIGTESAVLLYFRRDIARICRAWWRALSGRDGADLRSRLGSADPDARMAWWIALGSVPIVVLGLAFEDSIKGPFRNLYLVAATLAIFALALGWADKVGAKTRTLDQLTGKHAILFGFAQAMALIPGVSRSGGTITAGLLMGYTREAAARYSFLLAIPAVLGSGFQQLVTSLDDFGDPGTPGLGVTALATAIAFAVGYLVIIGFLKLVSTRSYQPFVVYRIALAAVVVVLIWAGALQPVSAAVG